In Halichondria panicea chromosome 13, odHalPani1.1, whole genome shotgun sequence, one genomic interval encodes:
- the LOC135346781 gene encoding stabilizer of axonemal microtubules 3-like: MTTNLNAAGDLVLATRAACTCLVLVQAELSKMERMSTVTTTETRNDLHLTSTGVSHAIRDTVQSPQFNATRTNPLPPSLAAPRVDPRLTDTYQTTTGTVHCYQPSGTILSHPTHKKAAGNWRVDYTLDTINKLSVKPWRRPLVMGNQCSEMKGSYKAKPETISSIISHSGNPQPPMLADHFCEGPTKGLHSSTVNKALQGRSFIPQNQAVLDRLEPYMTTNHWYHRTFSGGELKKYPKKDVATYWQCENYPKAWGHGMKENPLPRKLSRTDPGPMRDRTLFRTGTIIPRLPGSPQPIASGLMSLYSDMYKIPSEKQRQQIFHCSVKPFTQVDAPDKTMLQAVPGMYKTVNMTYGTGPPQIA, from the exons ATGACAACCAACCTAAACGCTGCAGGGGATCTTGTCCTTGCAACAAGAGCAGCTTGTACTTGCCTtgtacttgtacaagctgAGCTGAGCAAGATGGAGAGAATGTCTACAGTGACCACTACTGAGACTCGAAATGACTTGCATCTGACATCAACTGGAGTCAGTCATGCAATCAGAGACACAGTGCAGTCACCGCAATTCAAT GCCACTCGGACCAACCCTTTACCTCCGAGTTTGGCAGCTCCGAGAGTGGACCCTCGTCTCACGGACACCTACCAGACGACCACAGGCACTGTCCATTGCTACCAGCCCTCAGGCACTATTCTGAGCCACCCCACTCACAAGAAAGCAGCTGGTAACTGGAGAGTCGATTACACCTTAGACACAATCAATAAG CTCAGCGTGAAGCCATGGCGACGGCCTTTGGTGATGGGGAACCAGTGCAGTGAGATGAAGGGATCCTATAAGGCAAAACCTGAGACAATTTCCAGCATCATAAGCCATTCTGGCAACCCACAACCTCCCATGTTGGCAGACCATTTCTGTGAAGGGCCTACTAAG GGTTTGCATTCGTCGACAGTAAACAAAGCACTGCAGGGAAGGTCTTTCATCCCCCAGAACCAGGCCGTGCTCGACAGACTAGAGCCATATATGACCACTAACCACTGGTACCACAGGACATTCAGTGGGGGAGAGCTCAAAAAGTACCCCAAGAAAGATGTCGCCACCTACTGGCAGTGTGAAAATTACCCAAAG GCATGGGGCCATGGTATGAAGGAGAACCCTCTTCCTCGTAAACTTTCAAGAACAGATCCTGGACCAATGAGAGACCGTACACTGTTCAGAACAGGCACCATCATACCACGACTACCCGGCTCTCCTCAGCCCATAGCTAG TGGTCTCATGAGTTTGTACTCGGACATGTACAAGATACCGTCAGAGAAACAAAGGCAACAGATTTTTCACTGCTCAGTGAAACCATTCACACAAGTTGACG CTCCTGACAAGACGATGCTCCAGGCAGTCCCCGGCATGTACAAGACTGTCAACATGACCTATGGCACTGGACCCCCCCAAATAGCATAA
- the LOC135346783 gene encoding polyglutamine-binding protein 1-like, whose amino-acid sequence MPLTAALQARLAKKGLIKGPSAPSAEPTDENKQPSKPVCPNQDNLYHQCSQFCVDKHGIELSSARVNIILPANWKKVKDDKSYFWNTKSNEVTWYPPNGTQFLNAPENNESPENNERPPPVEEIQSPLEDNLIAKAAKDKKRPAPYSKPERSKRYKGRDNDDGDLDPMDPASYSEIPRGSWKSGLEVSGDAKTGVDSTASGPLYQQRPYPSPGDILRANQKAQN is encoded by the exons ATGCCTCTCACAGCCGCCCTTCAGGCTAGACTAGCAAAGAAAGGGCTGATCAAAGGACCCAGTGCCC catcagcagagcctacTGATGAGAACAAGCAGCCGTCCAAACCCGTATGCCCCAATCAAGACAATCTGTACCATCAATGCTCACAATTCTGTGTGGACAAACACGGCATTGAG TTGAGCTCTGCAAGAGTGAACATCATCTTACCCGCCAACTGGAAGAAAGTAAAAGATGACAAAAG CTATTTTTGGAACACCAAGTCGAATGAAGTAACATGGTATCCACCCAATGGAA CACAATTTCTGAATGCACCTGAAAATAATGAGAGCCCAGAAAACAACGAAAGACCTCCA CCTGTTGAGGAGATCCAGTCACCACTGGAAGATAACTTGATCGCAAAGGCAGcaaaagacaagaagaggcCAGCACCGTATAGCAAGCCCGAGAGGAGTAAAA GGTACAAAGGTCGTGATAATGATGATGGGGATCTCGACCCAATGGACCCTGCATCGTACTCAGAAATACCAAG agGATCGTGGAAGTCTGGGCTAGAGGTATCTGGTGATGCAAAAACAGGAGTTGACAGCACTGCAAGTGGGCCGCTGTATCAACAGAGACCCTATCCTAGTCCTGGAGACATTTTAAGAGCTAATCAAAAAGCACAAAATTGA
- the LOC135346776 gene encoding tyrosine-protein phosphatase non-receptor type 12-like, which translates to MAFESSINEYLSHYESMNEELYHKEFISLKLQSQKNKEGNVYPAEAGQLPVNKKKNRFKDILPFEYTRVSLHPTEGVEGSDYINANYITGVGDDVTYIAAQGPLPNTVCDFWRMLWYHSIEIVVMACREIENAKPKCECYWPDKNSTRDFAGISVTTIAEENKSNDFVVRDFLVKCGGEEQSIRQYHYTAWPDHGKPSSSEPVIKMLEMVHDHRRTNDIPLLFHCSAGCGRTGTMIAIDIARTMFIGKSLSESFSIHNLVERMRTQRPSMVQAKDQYHFVHDVVAELARRALGFNPTLPAKPQPSNMVVSETSDGVYENASSYNSLPSSTSPETPSSEPEDSTKADTPTPHKLGVSPAPSPHTRRPVARQRSNPIKSSKDPHDPKYENVPSASEPPVPPIKPSSIAPVPSPKPRTRGLKSKDPPPARSPKPVRAEHSPPAKKQPPPPPPHKPQKSPPTPPRTSTPVKPKEEIRPLSSHGNDGAYSVVDMSQITDTGPSIEVVNERNGRRTPLATIEDQMEKTGQMDVSKSSSIMDTLLSLVGDEVITEVEVREQEDTPPSPPPVIGRRTMSMMSDAEPPPDIPVRTEASYQLVVGAIPELAEGYDTIGAHDDDGFGGNMDYELVPAPTKVVKDVPVSVYEAPTPLSKRVSNSPPPLPADRPRKSPSMELLGVSNSTTLPSAGPKSPRGTSTRSKLGKLFKSTLIRTEKKKVSTTDITGPVGAVGAVKTSGLARSPSDHGSSSSSSRPSPSHSTSSFLANARYNFPGELGYGIRICKPAGPRQEPNGWKVRTLTNSVA; encoded by the exons ATGGCCTTTGAGAGCAGCATCAATGAGTACCTCTCACACTATGAGAGTATGAATGAGGAGCTGTATCATAAGGAGTTCATT TCGCTGAAGCTGCAGTCTCAGAAGAACAAGGAGGGGAACGTGTACCCGGCCGAGGCTGGCCAGCTGCCCGTTAACAAGAAGAAGAACAGGTTCAAGGACATCTTACCAT TTGAGTATACTCGAGTGTCACTCCATCCTACTGAGGGAGTGGAGGGATCAGACTACATCAATGCCAACTATATCACG GGCGTTGGAGACGATGTGACGTACATAGCAGCACAGGGCCCCCTACCCAACACTGTGTGTGACTTTTGGAGAATGTTGTGGTACCACAGCATAGAG atagtGGTAATGGCTTGTCGAGAAATAGAGAATGCGAAGCCCAAGTGCGAGTGCTACTGGCCAGACAAGAATTCCACTAGAGACTTTGCTGGCATTTCTGTCACTACT atTGCCGAGGAGAACAAATCCAATGATTTCGTAGTGAGGGACTTCCTTGTCAAGTGCGGAGGG gaGGAGCAGAGTATACGTCAGTACCACTACACAGCATGGCCGGATCACGGGAAACCCTCCTCCTCTGAGCCTGTCATCAAGATGCTCGAGATGGTTCATGATCATCGCCGTACCAACGACATACCACTGCTCTTCCACTGCAG TGCTGGGTGTGGTCGAACAGGAACAATGATAGCCATagacatagccaggaccatgtTCATTGGCAAG TCCTTGTCGGAGAGCTTCAGTATCCACAATCTGGTGGAGAGGATGCGCACTCAGCGACCCTCCATGGTCCAAGCCAAGGATCAGTATCATTTCGTTCACGATGTAGTGGCCGAGTTAGCGAGGAGAGCTCTCGGCTTCAACCCAACACTTCCGGCCAAGCCACAGCCTTCAAACATG GTAGTCAGTGAGACCTCTGACGGAGTATACGAGAATGCCTCCTCGTACAACTCCCTCCCCTCGTCCACGTCCCCAGAAACCCCCTCCAGTGAACCAGAGGACTCTACAAAGGCCGatacccccaccccccacaaaCTGGGCGTTTCCCCAGCACCGTCACCACACACCCGGAGACCAGTTGCCAGACAGAGGAGCAATCCGATCAAATCATCAAAAGATCCACATGATCCGAAATATGAGAATGTGCCGTCAGCATCGGAGCCACCTGTACCACCGATCAAACCATCGTCAATTGCACCTGTACCCAGCCCAAAGCCAAGAACTAGAGGATTGAAATCAAAGGACCCCCCTCCGGCAAGAAGCCCCAAACCAGTGAGAGCAGAACACTCACCACCTGCTAAGAaacaaccaccaccaccaccgcctCATAAACCACAGAAATCACCCCCCACTCCACCTCGAACATCGACTCCTGTCAAGCCGAAGGAGGAAATTCGTCCCTTGTCCTCTCACGGTAACGATGGTGCCTACAGTGTCGTGGATATGTCTCAGATCACTGACACAGGGCCAAGCATTGAGGTGGTTAACGAGAGAAATGGGCGAAGGACCCCACTGGCCACGATTGAAGATCAAATGGAAAAGACGGGGCAAATGGACGTGAGCAAGTCGAGCAGCATCATGGACACG CTGCTCTCTCTGGTGGGTGATGAAGTCATTACTGAGGTAGAGGTCCGAGAACAAGAAGATACTCCGCCAAGCCCCCCTCCCGTCATTGGTCGACGGACCATGAGCATGATGAGTGATGCAGAGCCTCCTCCGGATATTCCCGTACGAACTGAGGCCAGTTACCAACTTGTTGTGGGGGCAATACCAGAGTTGGCTGAGGGCTACGACACAATCGGAGCCCATGATGATGATGGGTTTGGGGGTAACATGGATTATGAGCTTGTCCCAGCACCTACTAAAGTTGTCAAAGATGTACCAGTGTCTGTGTACGAGGCTCCCACTCCAT TATCCAAGAGGGTGAGTAACTCCCCACCCCCCTTGCCGGCTGACAGACCACGCAAGTCCCCCTCCATGGAGCTACTGGGTGTGTCTAACTCAACGACCCTCCCCTCCGCTGGACCCAAGTCTCCTCGGGGTACTTCAACACGCAGCAAACTCGGCAAATTGTTCAAGAGTACACTTATTAGG ACTGAAAAGAAGAAAGTGTCTACCACTGACATCACTGGTCCAGTGGGAGCAGTGGGGGCAGTCAAGACATCTGGATTGG CTCGCTCCCCCAGTGACCACGGGTCCAGTAGCTCCTCATCACGCCCCTCACCCTCTCACTCCACCTCCTCCTTCTTAGCCAACGCCAGATACAACTTCCCAGGAGAGCTAG GTTATGGCATTCGCATCTGTAAGCCAGCTGGCCCTAGGCAAGAACCCAATGGTTGGAAAGTTCGAACACTAACAAACAGTGTAGCATAG